The window CGCAGGGCGCGGGCGGCTGCGATGCGCACATTGGTGTACTCGTAGCGCGGGCCGCTGGCGGTCTGGCGCACTTTTTCGGTCAGGATGCGGCGCATTTCCGGGATCAGTTGCGGATCGCTCAGCCGCCCCAGGGCGGCGACAAGCTGCTCGCGCCGCTCAACGGCCGGCTCCCGTTCATTGCGCAGGCGGATGAGGCAGGCGTCGAGCACCTCGGCGCGCAGCCCGGGCGCCAGCCGCGCCTCCTGTTCGCGGGTGATCGCCTCGAGACAGCGCGCCGCGAGCAGGGCATGGGTGCCGCTCCCGGCGCGAATGGCCTCGGTAAGCCGTTCGAAGAGCGGCGTCGGATCGGCAAGCAGCCCCGCCAGGGCGTACATCACATCCTCCCACCACGCTAACCCTTCGGGACTGCTGCATAGCGTGACGATATCGGCGATGCGCTCCTCCAGGTCGCGGTGGCTTCTCAGAGCCTGCGCCGCCAGATACGCCTCCAGCATGGGATTGGCGAAACGGGTGGAGTGCTGTTCCACGCCGCTGAGCAGGCGCACCTCGCGCAGCAGCGCGTACAACTCCTCCAGACCGTAATCGCGCTCGCGGCGCACCTGCTGAAAGATGCGGAACACCTCCGCCAGCGAGAGACGCTCGCGGTGGTTCCACCGCGCGTACCAGGCCAGTTCGGCCAGGCTCTCGCGTGCCGCATCGCCGATGCGAAAGGTTAATGACAGGCTTTCCAGGGCCTGATCCAGGTACTCCTGCACGATCTGGTTCCGCGTGACGCGAACCTCCGGGTGGGCGGTCAGCCGCTCGTAGATCAGCGCCAGCAGGCTCGGCTCGTTTGCCAGACCGAGCAGCCGGTTGTCGCGCATACGCTGGAACACGCGCGCGGCGCTCTTCTGATCCCGCTGGCGACAGTAGCGCATTACCTGGCGCTCGGTCAGCAGTTGGAGGATCAGCACTCGCGCCGCGGGCAGCCACGCTCCGGGGTACAGGTCAATGTTCGAGGTCAGCACGAAGCCCTGGTCGGGCCGGCGCCGCGCCAGCGCCGCCAGTTCGCGCGCCAGATCGGCGCGGGCTCGATCAGAGAGGGCGTCGAGATTGTCGAGCAAGAAAATGTACCGCGCCTGGGGCGTAGACGCCGGGGCCGAACCGAGCAGACTGGCCAGCGCGTCGCCCAGATAGGGGGTCACGTTGCGGGCCTGCTCGATGATGTACCGCTCCAGCCGGCCCAGCCCGCGGGTCTGATCATAGCCATTCAGAGTGATGTAGATGCCCAGAGGCCGGTTCGGATCGCCAATGACGGCCTCGGCCAGTTCGAAGGCGAGCCGGCGGAGCAGCGTGGTCTGGCCCGAGTAAGGGGGGCCGATCACCGCGACGAGGTTGGTTTCGGCTTGTTCCGCTCCGCGCTGGCGACGCCGGTCGCGCAGACCCAGCCTCAGGGTCTGATCAAGCGCGTCGAGGGCGCTGAGGATGGTTGGCGCATCCTCGGGACGCCGGCGCGCCAGCGTCCAGTCCTGGCCGGGGGCGAAGCTGATTACGCCGCCTTCGATGAACTCGGCCCCGCTCCAGCGGGTGAAGCTCTCATCACGAAGCACCTGCGCGGCATACTCGAGTTGCGCGTTGGGGCTGAACAGGCGCCCCTCAGGGTTGCGCATGTAGAGCACCGGCGTGGTCCAGCCTACCTGGTCGGGCCGAAAGACGCGCTGGCGGGCCACGTTGACCGCCTCGTCAATCACCCCGTTCCGCAGCAGGTGCTCGCTGAGATGGAAGGTGAAGCTGCGCGCCAGGGCGATCTCAACCAGGCGCTGCATGGCCAGCACGGCTGTGATGCCGCTCTCAATAATCAGCCGCGCGGCCAGACTGTTGATCTGGCCGCTGACCGCGCTGTTGCAGGCCACCAGCACGACCATCGCGGGCCGGCGGGAGCGCGGAAGCTGGCGCAGGAGGGCAATGAGGGCCTCGCCGGGGAACAACTGGACGCGGCGATCGCCGACTCGTTCGAGCACGAGCCGCGTGCCGTCCTGGGGGTGGTGCAGGGCGTGGCCGTAGTAGAGCAGCACATCATAGCCCCGGACCGGCGGCGGCTCCAGGCCGGTGTGCTCGCCGCCGCTGCGCAGCGTGGACGGTAGCGCGCCCCGAATGAGGGCGTCACGGAGATCCTCCTCGGTAGCTCGCGGCAGCGTCTCGCAGCGAAACTGCCCGCTGGCCGTCGCGGCGCTAAAGCGGGTGTTGAAGTCGCGCTCCTCGGTCTCCCGGTCAATCGGGGCCAGGTTCCAGCGCTCCAGGTCCACCGGGGCGGAGACGACCATCAGCATGCGGATAGGGCGCTCGGCGATCGGGCGCCCCTCGTCAAAGGCCGGGCTTTTGATGTAGCGCGAAAAGGCGATGCGGGGATCAACGGCGATGGGGCGAGGGGCGACCGTGCCGCCGCTATCATCGAAGTACAACAACTCCCAGGGGATGGCGTGCACCTCGGGCGAATCAGGGTCGAGCGCCAGCCGCAGCCGCAGCGAGCGGCCGCGGGCCATGACGGCCGACCAGGCTTTCTGAAACTCCAGCGCCAGCCGGCCCGCGAAGAGCCGATTGAAGAGGTCGAGACCAAAGGCGGCCAGCCCCGGAGGCGAATTGTCGGCGGGTTGCAGCGTATCGGGCAGGGCCACCGGTCCGTCGGCGCCGACCCGCCGGCCGCCCTGGAGCTCCAGTTCCACCGTGTAGAGACCCACGGCCCCCGCGCGCTGCACGAGCACCAGCAGATCATCGTAATCGGTCATAGCATCGCGAACATCACGCCCGGAGGCGGGGATGGGTCTGTGCCGCGCGCCACCGGGGTGATAATCAGGTTTTTCTGGCAGGGCGCGGCCCTGTGCGGGTATGGCATGATGTATGGCGGAACGACTAAAGTCGTTATTACGTGGTTTCTTCTTGTGTGGAGGTGTCCTTTTATTCGTCTGTAAAGCAAGTTTCCTGGCGTTTTCGCCCCCCTCCCAACCTCCCCCCGCTGGGGGGAGGAGCCGGACCCCCTCCGCCAGCGGGGGAGGGGTTTAGCGAAAAACGTTGTTTACAGACTACTTATGATTGTCAAAAATTACATCCGGCATCGCCGAATGCTGCGGGCTAAACCCTTGCTGAATTCCTGAAAGCCCCGCAGGGGCTTCCAAGTCCTGAGCGAGTGCTTCAGCCCGCAGCGGGTGATGCCGTCGCAAGGACCAGGGCGGTACGCCGGATTCACGCGCTGTCTCTCCGGGACGCCATATACAGCAATCCAAAATCCAAAATCCCAAATCCAAAATAGCATCACGACGCGGTCCACCCCAGGGCGATCTCATAGACCGAGCCGGTCATGCCCGACGCGGCATCGGAGCAGAGGTAGAGCGCCAGTTCGGCCACTTCCTCCGGTTCGATCAGGCGCTTGATGGCGGTAGGTGCCAGCATCACCTTCTCGATGACCTCGTCCTCGCGAATGCCGCGGGTGCGGGCCTGGTCGGCGATCTGCTTTTCGACCAGGGGGGTGCGCACGTAGGCGGGGGCGATCAGGTTGACAGTGATGCCATACGGCCCGCCTTCGAGGGCCGCCGTGCGGGTGAGGCCCAGCAGACCATGCTTGGCCGAGATATAGGCGCTCTTGAACGGCGAGGCGAACAGGCTGTGGAGCGAACCGATGTTGATGATGCGGCCCCAGCCCCGCTCCTTCATCCCCGGCCAGACATAGCGCGTGAGCAAAAAGGGCGCTGTGAGCATCACCGCGAGCATATGTTCCCAGCGGTCCTCGGGAAACTCCTCGATGGGGGCGATATGCTGGTAGCCGGCGTTGTTGACCAGCACATCCACGCGCCCGAAGCGGGCCAGGGTCTCATCAACCGTCCGGCGACAATCCTCGCGCCGGGCGAGGTCGGCGCCGATGAACAGCCCGCCAATACTCTCGGCCACCTGCTGCCCCTCGCTGTTCGGCAGGTCAACCACGGCAACCTGATAGCCGGCCCCGGCCATCCTCCGGGCCACGGCGCGGCCAATCCCACTGGCAGCGCCGGTAACAATGGCAACTCGCTCGGTCATCGTTGACCCTCCTTGAGGTAAGGCGATGGCGGTTTCGACGCCCCTTATTGTAGCGCATGTTGCCTGAACAGCGGTATCACCCTGCAGCGCAAGCCGGAGGCTTGGGCTACGAACGGCCCTCTTGCTCCCCGTGCCGGCGGAGGGCATAGACGACCTCGCGCGCAAAGGCGGCCAGCAGGGCCGCCTCGCGGCTGTCGGGCTCGGCGCGGGTGATCAGGGCGCGCAGGCGCCGCAGCACCGCGGCCCCATCGCCGGATTTGATGAAGCCGACGGCCTCAACGGCGGCGGCGAGGGCCTCGAAGGCAGCGGTCAGTTCGACGGCGGTGGCGGGCGAGCGCGGCGGCGGCGGGGGCAACGGCCCTGCCGCCGCCATACGCACCTCGTAGAGGGTCAGCAGCACGGCCTGGGCCAGGTTCAGCGAGGGATAGGCGGGGTCGGCGGGGAGGGTGAGCACGGCGTGGCAGCGGTCGAAGGCGGCATTGTCGAGACCGTGATCCTCAGGGCCGAAGAGCAACGCCACCGGACCGGCGCTCGCCGCGCGGGCGACCAGTTCCGCGGCAAAGGCGCGCACATCGGCGCGCATCGGGCGTTCGGGGTGCGCCCGCTCGCTCGTGCCCACAACGAACCGCGCGTCGGCCAGGGCAGCGTCGAGATCGGCGTAGACCTCGATGCCGGCCACCAGGTCCTCGCTGCGGTGGGCGACCGCGGTGAGGTCCCCCGGGGCGAAGGGCGGCGGCTGCACCAGACGCAGGCGCCGGAAGCCCATGTTCTTCAATGCCCGCACCACCGCGCCGATGTTCCGCGGGTCCTGCGGGCGATGGAGCACGGTGATGAAATGGTCCATGGGGGTAGGTTCAGTCGT of the Chloroflexaceae bacterium genome contains:
- a CDS encoding CHAT domain-containing protein, with protein sequence MTDYDDLLVLVQRAGAVGLYTVELELQGGRRVGADGPVALPDTLQPADNSPPGLAAFGLDLFNRLFAGRLALEFQKAWSAVMARGRSLRLRLALDPDSPEVHAIPWELLYFDDSGGTVAPRPIAVDPRIAFSRYIKSPAFDEGRPIAERPIRMLMVVSAPVDLERWNLAPIDRETEERDFNTRFSAATASGQFRCETLPRATEEDLRDALIRGALPSTLRSGGEHTGLEPPPVRGYDVLLYYGHALHHPQDGTRLVLERVGDRRVQLFPGEALIALLRQLPRSRRPAMVVLVACNSAVSGQINSLAARLIIESGITAVLAMQRLVEIALARSFTFHLSEHLLRNGVIDEAVNVARQRVFRPDQVGWTTPVLYMRNPEGRLFSPNAQLEYAAQVLRDESFTRWSGAEFIEGGVISFAPGQDWTLARRRPEDAPTILSALDALDQTLRLGLRDRRRQRGAEQAETNLVAVIGPPYSGQTTLLRRLAFELAEAVIGDPNRPLGIYITLNGYDQTRGLGRLERYIIEQARNVTPYLGDALASLLGSAPASTPQARYIFLLDNLDALSDRARADLARELAALARRRPDQGFVLTSNIDLYPGAWLPAARVLILQLLTERQVMRYCRQRDQKSAARVFQRMRDNRLLGLANEPSLLALIYERLTAHPEVRVTRNQIVQEYLDQALESLSLTFRIGDAARESLAELAWYARWNHRERLSLAEVFRIFQQVRRERDYGLEELYALLREVRLLSGVEQHSTRFANPMLEAYLAAQALRSHRDLEERIADIVTLCSSPEGLAWWEDVMYALAGLLADPTPLFERLTEAIRAGSGTHALLAARCLEAITREQEARLAPGLRAEVLDACLIRLRNEREPAVERREQLVAALGRLSDPQLIPEMRRILTEKVRQTASGPRYEYTNVRIAAARALRNLAPLWLAGAPQQGPIVAAGYRNEVSLKGPAGSQAPPKSLQELRDEGMLRNILDLWGRETGGREKLRAIILESPSPPERALAIFALADLGDDNENKLLDARFLLRVILGPSDDANTSISDDWADTMWAAADALTLFEPDRVAPLLAVLVRGNADIPDRAAQQLAYLAGRVRAADPDVIDWLLRILITSPNQSVKARAMQSLAWIGAGAPDRVLELPDGRDGPTVKQIIQDIAAWRPVPELCIGAFAVALRPDDGPTGPLYLRRKAVEALAWIGDAATLADLEALAPSWPLELREQWHLAAATIARRLKGTRGLR
- a CDS encoding RNA methyltransferase; this encodes MDHFITVLHRPQDPRNIGAVVRALKNMGFRRLRLVQPPPFAPGDLTAVAHRSEDLVAGIEVYADLDAALADARFVVGTSERAHPERPMRADVRAFAAELVARAASAGPVALLFGPEDHGLDNAAFDRCHAVLTLPADPAYPSLNLAQAVLLTLYEVRMAAAGPLPPPPPRSPATAVELTAAFEALAAAVEAVGFIKSGDGAAVLRRLRALITRAEPDSREAALLAAFAREVVYALRRHGEQEGRS
- a CDS encoding 3-hydroxybutyrate dehydrogenase, translating into MTERVAIVTGAASGIGRAVARRMAGAGYQVAVVDLPNSEGQQVAESIGGLFIGADLARREDCRRTVDETLARFGRVDVLVNNAGYQHIAPIEEFPEDRWEHMLAVMLTAPFLLTRYVWPGMKERGWGRIINIGSLHSLFASPFKSAYISAKHGLLGLTRTAALEGGPYGITVNLIAPAYVRTPLVEKQIADQARTRGIREDEVIEKVMLAPTAIKRLIEPEEVAELALYLCSDAASGMTGSVYEIALGWTAS